The following are from one region of the Oryzias melastigma strain HK-1 linkage group LG22, ASM292280v2, whole genome shotgun sequence genome:
- the LOC112143838 gene encoding ubiquitin thioesterase OTUB2, which translates to MEADCLISRREDISALVSAENPHPKHKDLDSQFFAVRKVLGDGNCFYRAFCFAYLESLLQHPRALERFKQKIIQSGQVLAVAGFEESSFIHHLDTVVNVVEQCQAEEQESTLLKLFNQSAVSDGVVQYLRLLTSAHLQNFADFFCNFVEAPDLQVYCRQEVEVMAMECDHVDILALSQALDVGLHIVSLEGEHQQLVHFIIPEGAEPSLHLLYQSSHYNILYQRPELRNTGPLSTD; encoded by the exons ATGGAGGCCGACTGTCTGATTTCACGCAGGGAAGACATTTCTGCGCTCGTGTCTGCGGAAAACCCGCACCCCAAACACAAA GATTTAGATAGCCAGTTTTTCGCCGTTCGTAAAGTACTCGGTGATGGGAACTGCTTCTACAGAGCCTTCTGCTTCGCCTACTTGGAGTCACTCTTACAGCATCCCCGAGCTCTAGAGAG GTTCAAGCAGAAGATAATCCAGAGTGGACAGGTTTTGGCTGTTGCAGGATTCGAAGAGAGTTCCTTCATCCACCACCTGGATACC GTTGTAAATGTTGTGGAGCAGTGCCAGGCCGAGGAGCAAGAAAGCACACTACTCAAGCTCTTCAACCAGAGCGCAGTCTCCGACGGCGTTGTTCAGTATCTGCGTCTGCTTACGTCAGCACATTTGCAAAACTTTGCAGACTTCTTCTGCAACTTTGTTGAAGCTCCTGACCTACAAGTCTACTGTCGTCAA GAAGTGGAGGTTATGGCAATGGAGTGTGATCATGTGGACATCTTAGCTTTGTCCCAAGCTTTGGATGTTGGTCTTCACATAGTTTCTCTGGAAGGTGAACACCAGCAGCTGGTACACTTCATCATTCCAGAGGGCGCAGAACCATCTCTGCATCTTCTCTACCAGTCGTCACACTATAACATTCTTTATCAACGACCTGAACTCAGAAACACCGGCCCACTATCCACTGACTAA